GTCGGATCCGCGCGCGGACCAGTGGCGCCGCTACAGCCCCATGCGCGGTGGCGCGGACGGCATGGAGGCCGGGAATGGCACCCTGCCGCTGCGTCCGCTGGCGGAGATGGAGGAGCGCAAGGACTTCCGCGGCATCGTCGCGGCCTACGTGCTGCACGGCCAGTGGCAGCAGGCGCAGGCGGTGCTGGCGCGCGAGCCCGCGTCGCTGGCGCGCGACAGCGACCTGGCGGTGGTGGCGCTGCAGGACGGCCGCTACCAGGACGCGCTGGCGCTGTTGGACCCGGTGGTGCGCGCGGATCCGCGCAACCCGCAGGCGCTGTGGAACCGCGGCCTCGCGCTGCGCGCCCTGCACCAGGAGGCCCGCGCCGCGCGTGACTTCGACCAGGTCGCCGCGCTGGGCGAGCCGGGCTGGAGCGACGAAGCGCGCAAGCTGGCGGAAGA
The sequence above is drawn from the Corallococcus sp. NCRR genome and encodes:
- a CDS encoding zf-HC2 domain-containing protein; this translates as MNAHCTRLHLFMDGELSESDAEGFRNHLPRCTACEGGLRDLLQLELLAARALGTGVAEAPAEKPAGNVVSLGAWVRKNARVVAPLAMAASLCAVFVPRMMPAQDVPAIVFLENQTTRELEARLSDPRADQWRRYSPMRGGADGMEAGNGTLPLRPLAEMEERKDFRGIVAAYVLHGQWQQAQAVLAREPASLARDSDLAVVALQDGRYQDALALLDPVVRADPRNPQALWNRGLALRALHQEARAARDFDQVAALGEPGWSDEARKLAEELRAAAR